The segment GAAACGCAATGCTGAAGGAACACCTATAGTCAGCAAAGCTTCATTTCAAGAAAAAAAGGTTGAAGAATCAAACCCTAAACCTGATAAGGGAAAAGATAATCAAAATGGAAGCCATAGGGCCCAAGTAATTGAACAAGAGGTCAAACCAGTTCCAAAAAAAGATCAAGCTCCTCAATTGCCAAACAAAAAGAAAGCCCAGAATGATAAAACCTCTTCTGGGACTTCAGGTTCATTAGCTAGTATGTGGGGTCGTGCATCTGTAAAACCAAAACCCGAATCTGCACCTGTAAAAACTGATAATCCCATTCCTGTTTCAAATGGTTAGTTTGCTTTATTGCTTCTAATCTCATTGTGTTTTAGCTGAAAATCTTGTATTACACATCTAATTGTGCTTTTAAATTCTATCAGATGCTCAAGTTCTTGCTAATGAATTGGAAGAAGATGATAGCAGTGGTGATGAAGATAAGCAAATGAACTTCAAGAGAGGTTCTAATGGTGATGGGAATAATAGAAAAAGGAGAGTTGTCATTGATTACTCTGATGAAGAAGATGAGATAAAAGATGCAGTGAGTTTAGCCTCACCTGATCCTCCAAAAAAGCAAGTTTCTGTGGATTCAAAGAAAAGTTCTAAAAAAACTACAGCTCTTGAAAATAAGAGCTTGGATTTTGATGAACTAAAGGAAGAGAAAGTCAAGGTATCTGACATTGATGCTAAAAATATATTGAAAGAAGAAAACCATGACAAGAAAATTGTGAAACCTATTTCAAATGAGAAAATTTGTCCTGAAAAAGATGATGTAGAACAGAAAGCTAAAGGGAGTGATGCTGCTCAAAAGGCGACTAAAAAGAGAAAAGTTTTGAAGACACGAATCGATGAACGTGGGAGAGAAGGTTTGATATAAACTAAATTTAGCTTCTAGTTGTTAAAAAaacatgaataaataaaagtaagAAAAAATTTGAAATATTATATAAGTAAATAATTTAATGTTTTTGATTATTTATCAGTAACTGAGGTTGTTtgggaggatgaagaagagaaagaaACAAAGCCTGATGATAATACAAGAAAAAATAAAGACGACAATAATACCATCACCACCAACAGGTAATTATTTAGTATCTTTGTacctattttgaattatatatatatatatatatatatatatatatatatatatatcacatcagATATCATATCTGATGTCTTTACTTCATAATTACTTTTTCATGCATATTACATGATATTAAATACCACCATATTGTGATAAGTGATGTGTATCTTGGCTTTTCTCATAATTGAGTAGCTTTAAACTTTTTAGGTTTATTGAGTAAAGATTTAAACTTTTTGAATAAAGTTATAAGCTTTTCaatgtttattaaataaaaactaatttttttttgtgatatCAGGCCTCTTGCAGCAGCTGCTGCTGCTCCCAAGAAGGTTGGAAATGTTCAATCCAATGCAACAGGAAAAGCAGGAAACAAGAAAGCCATTTCCAAGGATCCAAAACAGGGGAATATAATGTCCTTCTTCAAAAAGAAATAATGAGACTTGAGAGGCAAGTTTCCTCATTTATGGATAACTACTATAGTTTTGTTATGTAGAATTTATTTTTGTGCTGATTAAGATGTACACTCGTTTGGTTATATCATGCTTACATTTTAGCTTATGGTTTTTGCACAAATACAATAGATAAGAGAACTAGAAGATGAAAGTcgtaagttattttttttttcataggaTTTCTCGAACCCATTACAAAAATATGCCTAAAAACTAATAAAACTACAGAATGGAATCATGAGCCTGGAAATGTTGAAAAGTAAAAGTGGAACCAGGCTTTTAAAAAAACTATTAAGATACatgtagtaataataataataatatatcattatatatttatatttatatcccCCTTTTGTTTGTGTGCTTCTTGTATTATCTCGATCAACTCAGTTGTATCAAGTTTGTGGGCTCGCTCAACACATACCTCGGTATTTCATATTTGGAACCTGTAAATGTAAATATCACACaaaaattattaaattatatacTCATGATATGAAACGCAATGGTGGGTTGTACCATATGGTACAACCCAGAGATGCATTTGGTTGATATGAATGAAAAGGAAAGAGACCTCCTTCATCATAACAAACTGTCATATCGGGTTTATGAACAATGACACCAGCACTGTCTATGATTGCTTGAGCAAGCTCTATATCAGCTTCTGCTGCTGCATGTATCGcatcccatatttcttttttttttttggataacgTTAAATATTTATCAGAAGAAATGCAAAATAAGTTTTTCTTAATAATATtagtaataaaagaaataataaaagtaaaatgaAATTACCTTTCTTGCCACCGTGGTGGGGGGCTGTATCCCAAAACTCATCACGCATCTGCACAAGCTGACTCCACGTCACCGGACGTGGGAACTTCCATGGCTTTGGCTTCCTTATCTTTTTTGTCCTTCTCGCTATAATatataaaacaaacaaaattaattaatgtcattttttagcaaaaataaaataaaattgtaacATCAGGAAACAAGAAACAAAAATCCTTGTTTGGACATGGTGAGACTTACAGTGTTCTTTATTTAGTGAAGATGTAGAGCAACCCATTTTTGGTCTCTAAACTTCACAGGTAGAGAGTGGAGAGTGGAGACACTATTGTAATAGTATTCAAGGCAAATGAAGTCTTTCAAGAAAGATTTAAATACGAGTGGTTGGGTACTTGGGTAGCTTCATTGTTTCTTTCTCGTGATAAAAAGTTTGAAGTTCATGTGATTCTTCTCAACTTGTTTTTCATTGGATAATTAAATCAAGCCCATGAGAACAAAAAACAACAGTTTAAAGTTGATAagatatttttcttttttgaaaataGTAGCTTTAGCACATATCCATGGTACAAACACTTGAAAGCTATTCAGAAATGGAACATACACGGTgaaacaatatattttataaggCAATGAACTATTATTTTTGTATATATCTACATTTTTTTATACATTATTTATCATTAAACTTACATTTGTTGctaaaaaaataccattttaattGGCAAGCTGGTTTATATGTTCAAGAAATATTATTAAGCTCACATTCATCAAACTCATTTTAGTATATAATTTATCATTAAACtaatttttgtacatatttagttagTGTAGTCTTTTTTGGTCATCTTCTATGGCTACAAAGAAGATATATCATATCAATTTACGTATCTacttgttttttttatgtttgtttttcaaGAAATGTCCTTTTAATCGGTAAGTTGGTTTACCTGTTAAAAAGAATACCATTAAACTCACATTCAACAAACTTATATTTTTGTACAtaatttttgtacacatttagtcagtTTCATCTTTTCTAGTCATCTTCTATGACTAACAAAActacaaagaaaaaaaattacaccactttacatgtttatttttagaaaaacaCTACAAAGTGTATAATCTTCTCATTCTTCTCTATGGGGAAAATGCCACAGCCCTTCACTTTACTACTGTTGGCATCTCTCGTGCCGTCATTCACACATTTCTTTGCTATTCTCCACTCCTCTTACTTCACAAAAACCATCATACCCCCGTTATATTCTCTCGCCACTTTCTCCTTGGATCATATGCCATTAGCATCCACCTCCGTTCAAGGatattagtttattttttatttttatgtatttatttatttatttattgtggtgGTGATGAACGGTGGAGATGGGCTGTTATGGTGGTGATAGAAGTTGTTGTTTGTGTCTATGGTGTTGGTGGGAGCCCGGGAGGTGGACGGTGGTGGTGGAAGTCGATGTTGTTGGTCGAAGAAGATGGTCGATACATAGTTTAATGATAAATTGTGTACAAAAAAACATTAAACTTTAATACCTAGTTAAATGGTAGGTTTTGAACAGCTTTAATGATTTGAATCCTAAATTGTATACAAAAATAACGAAAGTAACTAAATGTGTAATTTGTAGAACTCCTCGAACCTATCTTTCAAAAGTTTCTTTTACACAAATTTCAAAAATCCTCTTCAACACATTTCATTCTTAATGCTAGCTTCAAATCTTTATCGGATTTTAATGTGTAGAAGGCTTATAGGCCATAGCATATTAATACTATTGGTGCGATAACATCAACTTACATTGGTAGGGAGACACACCCTAGAAATAATTTCTACCTCTATAGAcattgattttttattctctatagtCAGATTCACCATCACTAGGTCAGATATACCAACGCATAATTTTATCATTTGTGGTAACATACAATGAACAAGGTCTATAAATTTTTTTGCATCATAGTCGTCATATAGGCTATAGCCAGACAAAATTGCCAAGTTTAGGATATTTGAAATGATAGTTTGCTAAACATAACTTTCTCATCACTAAACTTACCTAACTGATAATGTGCTTATACCAGATATCAAATCCAAGAAACAACTCATCAAATCTAACGTTATGTCCTATGAAACATCATATCTTTCTTCCGTATCCTCAAATAAAAAGTGCTCTAAGTACCTTATTTTATGTGTTTGAAGATATGGTATTTAGTTTCGTACTTGAATTTGTGTTTGAAGATATTTGATACGTTACCATTAAGCTGTCCTATATACCAAACTAGGCGAATGCCTGCGCGTTGCGTAGAaatacctatatagttgaaatccttacaaatatatgattttttaaatataacaataacgttgttaaatttgatataataatttgtatatactaaattgatataatatattgattattttgaattatatgataatatatacatttattataacttcttaatctcaatcgtttaaatgacttctacccgcgagttacacatgaataaaatcaaatataatatatgatttgatgttatttataattgtttttattgttaattaattttttaaaatttatttgcttaatgttttaatttctatcattataattatttaaaacatcaaacattgtttttttattttaaagctaacaatataatcatttatatagagttgtttttaactattgttattgtaagttattttaagctatttatttggaaacttttaacgattataaaaatatatttaagaaatattttagttaaattgaaattacaatttactttttgtttttatcactacaatttatcacttttaactatttaaaaaatattattttgtttttttttttaaatggaactgaaatttatatttgagttgacattgtaatgcgcagaaacacatatatagttgaagtctttacaaatatatatattttaaaatataacactaacgttgttgttaaatttgatataataattcgtatattaatttgatataatatattgactaaTTTGAAttgtatgataatatataaatctattataacgtcataatctcaatcgtttgaatgatttctactcgcgagttacacatcaataaaattaaatattatatatggtttaatattatttatagttgttatttttaactaattttttaaaatatgtttgcttaatgttttaatttctatcattatgattatttaaaacatcaaac is part of the Lactuca sativa cultivar Salinas chromosome 7, Lsat_Salinas_v11, whole genome shotgun sequence genome and harbors:
- the LOC111913871 gene encoding uncharacterized protein LOC111913871, with protein sequence MADIETLGILDEIQALVSDKLQVVSYKWLSRNFLVPSNTAKKLLQEFVEKQGSQLEVLYSLSGWLKNNPSVYHTKLVLSSKLSEAKEEFGDNYSVQVYSVQACIPKDPAVLWNAEFIQAEELFKEPPNVVNCLRDNRFCGVSNSFVKRNAEGTPIVSKASFQEKKVEESNPKPDKGKDNQNGSHRAQVIEQEVKPVPKKDQAPQLPNKKKAQNDKTSSGTSGSLASMWGRASVKPKPESAPVKTDNPIPVSNDAQVLANELEEDDSSGDEDKQMNFKRGSNGDGNNRKRRVVIDYSDEEDEIKDAVSLASPDPPKKQVSVDSKKSSKKTTALENKSLDFDELKEEKVKVSDIDAKNILKEENHDKKIVKPISNEKICPEKDDVEQKAKGSDAAQKATKKRKVLKTRIDERGREVTEVVWEDEEEKETKPDDNTRKNKDDNNTITTNRPLAAAAAAPKKVGNVQSNATGKAGNKKAISKDPKQGNIMSFFKKK
- the LOC111913883 gene encoding uncharacterized protein LOC111913883 — its product is MGCSTSSLNKEHSRRTKKIRKPKPWKFPRPVTWSQLVQMRDEFWDTAPHHGGKKEIWDAIHAAAEADIELAQAIIDSAGVIVHKPDMTVCYDEGGSKYEIPRYVLSEPTNLIQLS